GCGGGTCGAAGGTCTCCTCGGTCACCCGGCCGTCGCGCACGACCCAGACCCGGGAGGTGGCGGTCGTGGTCAGCTCGTCGAGGCCGTCGTCGCCCCGGAAGACCAGGGACGAGTGGCCGCGCTCGGCGAAGACACCGGCGATGATCGGCGCCATCCGGGCGTGGGCGACGCCGATCGCCTGGGCCTTGACCTTCGCGGGGTTGGTCAGCGGGCCGAGGAAGTTGAACACCGTGCGGATGCCGAGCTGGCCGCGCGCCGAGGCCACGTGGCGCAGCGCCGGGTGGAACTTCACGGCGAAGCAGAAGGTGATGCCGGCCTCGTCGGCGACCTCGGCGACCCGCTGCGGAGTCAGCTCCAGGTTGACGCCCAGCTTCTCCAGTACGTCGGAGGCGCCGGACGCGGAGGAGGCGGCGCGGTTGCCGTGCTTGACGACCTTCGCGCCGGTGCCGGCCACGACGATCGCCGACATGGTGGAGATGTTGACCGTCTTCGCGCCGTCGCCCCCGGTCCCGACGATGTCGACGGTCTCGCCCGGCACCTCGATGACGTTGGCGTGCGCGTACATGGTGCGGACCAGACCGGAGATCTCCTCCACGGTCTCGCCCTTGAACCGGAGGCCCACCGCGAGGCCGGCGATCTGCGCGTCGGTCGCCTCGCCGCGCATGATCACGTCCAGCGCCCACGCGGTGTCGTCCTGGGACAGGTCGTGGCCGTCCAGCAGCCGGTTCAGCAGGGCGGGCCAGGAGCGGCCGCCCGCGGTGTCGCCTCCAGCGGGGGTCACAGCGCTCATGGTCGCTCCTGATGGTCGTAGGTCGTGGAGAAGGAGTGTGGTCCCACCCTATCCAGCCCCGGGCACGGCGAAGGGCCCCGTCCGCGGAACGGACGGGGCCCTTCGACCGTGGTGTGGCGACGCGGGAGGGTCAGTGGTGGCCGTGGCCGCTCGTGATCTCCTTGTACTCCTCGACGGTCGGCTTCGGAATCTGCGACTCCTCGCCGTAGTACGACTCGCTCAGCTTGGCGCGGAGCTTCTCGCCGCGGGACACCTTGCGCTCGACGCCGTTCTCGTCGACCGTCGGGCCGATCTCGGCCGGCTTGTACTGCTCGTGCGCGGTGAGGGTGTGCAGCTGCTCCTGGCTGAGCGGCTCGTGCACCTCGATGAACTCACCGTGCGGCAGGCGCTTGATGATGCCCGACTCGCGGCCGTGCAGCACCTTCTCCTTGTCCCGGCGCTGGAGGCCGAGGCAGATCCGCTTGGTGGCGATGAACGCGAGGACCGGCCCGACGAAGAACGCGATGCGGACGAACCAGGTGATCGCGTTGATCGACAGGTGGAAGTGGGTGGCCCACAGGTCGTTGCCGCCACCGATCAGCAGCACGAAGTACACCGTCATCCAGGCGACGCCGAAGGCGGTGCGCGTCGGGGCGTTGCGCGGGCGGTCCAGGATGTGGTGCTCGCGCTTGTCCCCGGTGACCCAGGACTCGATGAACGGGTAGACCGCGATCGCGACCAGCACCAGCGGGAAGATCAGCAGTGGGATGAACACGCCCAGGGCGAGTGTGTGACCCCAGAAGTTGATCTCCCAGCCCGGCATCACGCGGATCAGGCCCTCGGAGAAGCCCATGTACCAGTCGGGCTGTGCGCCGGTGGAGACCTGGTCCGGCCGGTAGGGGCCGATGGCCCAGATCGGGTTGATCGTGGCGATGGCCGAGACGGCGGCGATCACACCGAAGACCAGGAAGAAGAAGCCTCCGGCCTTCGCCATGTACACCGGCAGCAGCGGCATGCCGACGACGTTCTTGTTGGTCTTGCCGGGACCCGCGAACTGCGTGTGCTTGTGGTAGAAGACCAGGATCAGGTGGCCGACCACCAGGCCGAGCATGATGCCCGGCAGCAGCAGGATGTGGATCGAGTAGAACCGGGCCACGAAGTCGTGTCCGGGGAACTCCCCGCCGAACAGGAAGAACGAGATGTACGTGCCGACGATCGGCACGGACAGGATCGCGCCCTCCATGAAGCGGATACCGGTGCCGGAGAGCAGGTCGTCCGGGAGCGAGTAACCGGTGAAGCCGGTGAACATGCCGAGGACGAGCAGCAGGAAGCCGAACAGCCAGTTGATCTCACGCGGCTTGCGGAACGCGCCGGTGAAGAAGACGCGCATCATGTGCACGAACATGCCGGCCAGGAAGATCAGCGCCGCCCAGTGGTGGATCTGCCGGATGAGCAGACCGCCGCGGACGTCGAAGCTGATGTCCAGCGTGGAGGCGTACGCCTCACTCATCAGCTGGCCCTGGAGCGGCACGTACGAGCCGTGGTACGTGACCTCGTTCATCGACGGGTGGAAGAACAGCGTCAGGTACACACCCGTGAGGATGATGATGATGAAGCTGTAGAGGCAGATCTCACCCAGCATGAACGACCAGTGGTCGGGGAAGATCTTGCGCATGTTGGCCTTGGCCAGGGAGTAGATCCCCAGCCGGCCGTCGGCCCAGTCGGCGACGCGCTCGCCGGCCGGTGCCTTCCCGCGAGAGCGCGGGGCTTCGTTGGGTGTAGTACTCATCCGCGCTCCCAGAAGGAAGGACCGACGGGCTCGTCGAAGTCGCCGAGCGCTTCGAGGTACCCCTCGTCGTTCACGCCGATGCGCAGCTGCGGCAGGGCGTGACCCGCGGGACCGAAGATCACCCGGGCACCGTCGGCAAGGTCGAAGGTGGACTGGTGGCAGGGGCAGAGCGCGTGGTGCGTCTGCTGCTCGTACAGGGAGATCGGGCAACCGACGTGGGTGCAGATCTTCGAGTACGCCACGATGCCCTCGTGCGACCACTCGAGCTCGCGCTTGTCCTTGATGGCGTCCGGCTCCAGCCGGATGATCATCAGGGCCGCCTTGGCGATCTCGTTCATGAACCCCTCGTCGTGCTCCTCCAGGCCCTCGGGCTTGGCGAAGGTGAGGGAGCCCACCGCGACGTCGGCGGGACGCAGCGGCTCGTTGGTGTTCATGTTGACGAGCAGCTTGCCCTTGGACCACATGGTGTGGCGGAGGCTGGTGCCGGGCAGCGGGCCGAGGTCGCGCAGCAGGACGACGCCGGAGAGCGGCACCAGGGTGAGCGCGCCCAGCATCGTGTTGCGGATCAGCTTGCGGCGCCCGATCACGGACTCCTTGGCGCCCTGCTTGAAGTCCGCGTGGACCTTGGCACGGGTCTCGGTGTCGGCCTCGATCGCGTGCCGCTCGTCGGCGACCTCCTCGTCGGACATCAGGGTGCGGGCCCAGTGGACCGCGCCCGCGCCGATCGCGAACAGCGCGACGCCGAGCGTCATGCCGAGCGCGAAGTTCAGCGCGCTGATGTGACCGAGCGGCCAGATGTAGACCGGCTTGTCGACCGGGATCGCCACGAACGAGGCGATGAAGCCGACGGTGGCCAGCATCGACACCGTGAACAGCAGGGCGACCGTGCGCTCGGACCGCTTGGCGGCCCGCTCGTCGATGTCCTGGATCCGGTGTTCGTGGGGCGGCAGCCCCGGGTCGGCGAACGGGTTCTCCTCGTCCGCGACCTTCACCGCGCCGTGCGCGTGGCCCTGCTCAGCGGGCAGGTTCTCTTCTGGAATGTCTTGGCTACTCATGACTTCTTGGCCTTTGCGGTCCGAGCGGCGACCCAGACGGCGACCGCGATCAGCGCGCCCAGTCCGAAGACCCACGCGAACAGACCCTCACTGACCGGACCCAGTCCACCGAGGCTGAGACCACCGGGCTCGACGGTGTCGTCACCGTTGACCGCGTCCAGGTAGGCGATGATGTCCTTCTTGTTCTGCTCCGACAGCGTGGTGTCGGGGAAGGAGGGCATGTTCTGCGGGCCGGTCTGCATGGCCTCGTAGATGTGCTTGGGGTCGACACCCTCGAGGGTCGGCGCGTACTTGCCGTGCGTCAGGGCGCCGCCCTTGCCGGTGAAGTTGTGGCACTGCGCGCAGTTGGTGCGGAACAGCTCGCCACCCTTGGCGATGTCCGCGCCCTCCGGGCCGTACTTCTCCTCCGAGGGGACGGCGGGGCCGGCACCCAGCGAGGCGATGTAGGCCGCGAGCTGGTCGATCTCCGCCTGGGAGTAGATGACCTTCTTCTTCGGGACCTGCGCGCCGGGCTGCTGGGCCGGCATGCGGCCGGTGCCGACCTGGAAGTCGACGGCGGCGGCGCCCACGCCCACCAGGCTCGGGCCGTCGGTGGTGCCCTGCCCTCCGGTGCCGTGGCAACTGGCGCAGCCGACGGCATAGAGCTTCTTGCCCTCGTCGATGGCGAGGGACTGGGCGGTTTCATCGGCCTGCGCCTTGCTCGCGGGTGCGAACGCGGCGTACAGCCCCCCTGTGCATGCCAGCGCGAGGAGTAGGACGACGAGCGCCGCCAGCGGATGGCGTCGTCGTGCGGAGAGCTTTTTCACGGATTACCCCGGTGTCAGGATCTTCTGCGTCGATGCTTCTGGTATTGCGCGGGTGCGTGCCGCGACTACTTGATCATGTAGATCGTGGCGAAGAGGCCGATCCAGACGACATCGACGAAGTGCCAGTAATAGGACACGACGATGGCCGCGGTCGCCTGCTCGTGGGTGAACCTCCGGGCCGCGTAGGTGCGGCCGAGGACCAGCAGGAAGGCGATGAGGCCGCCCGTCACGTGCAGTCCGTGGAAGCCGGTGGTCAGGTAGAACGCCGAGCCGTACGGGTCGGACGAGAGCGAGAGACCCTCGTGCTTGACCAGCTCGGTGTACTCGAACACCTGACCGCCGATGAAGATCGCACCCATCACGAAGGTGACGATGAACCACATCCGGAGCTTCTTCACGTCACCGCGCTCGGCCGCGAACACGCCGAGCTGACAGGTGAGGGA
The Streptomyces sp. NBC_01723 genome window above contains:
- the trpD gene encoding anthranilate phosphoribosyltransferase, which encodes MSAVTPAGGDTAGGRSWPALLNRLLDGHDLSQDDTAWALDVIMRGEATDAQIAGLAVGLRFKGETVEEISGLVRTMYAHANVIEVPGETVDIVGTGGDGAKTVNISTMSAIVVAGTGAKVVKHGNRAASSASGASDVLEKLGVNLELTPQRVAEVADEAGITFCFAVKFHPALRHVASARGQLGIRTVFNFLGPLTNPAKVKAQAIGVAHARMAPIIAGVFAERGHSSLVFRGDDGLDELTTTATSRVWVVRDGRVTEETFDPRDVGLELVPVEALRGADASYNADVARRLLNGETGPVRDAVLLNSAAALVALEGGEGPLPERIRGGMDRAAEAIDSGAAKRALDRWVAASNA
- the qcrB gene encoding cytochrome bc1 complex cytochrome b subunit; translated protein: MSTTPNEAPRSRGKAPAGERVADWADGRLGIYSLAKANMRKIFPDHWSFMLGEICLYSFIIIILTGVYLTLFFHPSMNEVTYHGSYVPLQGQLMSEAYASTLDISFDVRGGLLIRQIHHWAALIFLAGMFVHMMRVFFTGAFRKPREINWLFGFLLLVLGMFTGFTGYSLPDDLLSGTGIRFMEGAILSVPIVGTYISFFLFGGEFPGHDFVARFYSIHILLLPGIMLGLVVGHLILVFYHKHTQFAGPGKTNKNVVGMPLLPVYMAKAGGFFFLVFGVIAAVSAIATINPIWAIGPYRPDQVSTGAQPDWYMGFSEGLIRVMPGWEINFWGHTLALGVFIPLLIFPLVLVAIAVYPFIESWVTGDKREHHILDRPRNAPTRTAFGVAWMTVYFVLLIGGGNDLWATHFHLSINAITWFVRIAFFVGPVLAFIATKRICLGLQRRDKEKVLHGRESGIIKRLPHGEFIEVHEPLSQEQLHTLTAHEQYKPAEIGPTVDENGVERKVSRGEKLRAKLSESYYGEESQIPKPTVEEYKEITSGHGHH
- the qcrA gene encoding cytochrome bc1 complex Rieske iron-sulfur subunit; protein product: MSSQDIPEENLPAEQGHAHGAVKVADEENPFADPGLPPHEHRIQDIDERAAKRSERTVALLFTVSMLATVGFIASFVAIPVDKPVYIWPLGHISALNFALGMTLGVALFAIGAGAVHWARTLMSDEEVADERHAIEADTETRAKVHADFKQGAKESVIGRRKLIRNTMLGALTLVPLSGVVLLRDLGPLPGTSLRHTMWSKGKLLVNMNTNEPLRPADVAVGSLTFAKPEGLEEHDEGFMNEIAKAALMIIRLEPDAIKDKRELEWSHEGIVAYSKICTHVGCPISLYEQQTHHALCPCHQSTFDLADGARVIFGPAGHALPQLRIGVNDEGYLEALGDFDEPVGPSFWERG
- the qcrC gene encoding cytochrome bc1 complex diheme cytochrome c subunit — protein: MKKLSARRRHPLAALVVLLLALACTGGLYAAFAPASKAQADETAQSLAIDEGKKLYAVGCASCHGTGGQGTTDGPSLVGVGAAAVDFQVGTGRMPAQQPGAQVPKKKVIYSQAEIDQLAAYIASLGAGPAVPSEEKYGPEGADIAKGGELFRTNCAQCHNFTGKGGALTHGKYAPTLEGVDPKHIYEAMQTGPQNMPSFPDTTLSEQNKKDIIAYLDAVNGDDTVEPGGLSLGGLGPVSEGLFAWVFGLGALIAVAVWVAARTAKAKKS
- the ctaE gene encoding aa3-type cytochrome oxidase subunit III: MSVVATATTVETGHAHPSVNRPNLTSVGTIIWLSSELMFFAALFAMYFTLRSVTGPDFWSEKADALNFPFSATNTTILVLSSLTCQLGVFAAERGDVKKLRMWFIVTFVMGAIFIGGQVFEYTELVKHEGLSLSSDPYGSAFYLTTGFHGLHVTGGLIAFLLVLGRTYAARRFTHEQATAAIVVSYYWHFVDVVWIGLFATIYMIK